ACTTACCAGTTAATACATTATTATTAATACCAAGAGATAAAATAAAATCAAAATGGGATAAATGTCTTGCTTGTTCTGAAGATGAGCATGCTGATGTGTACCATAATTATTTGGAAACTGTAGAAGATTTTAAAGTAAATGAAGGTGATACAATAGCAAAAATACCAAGAGAAAAAGCAAAAGTTAGAGATATTGTTGGTGGTCTTCCAAGAGTTGAAGAACTTCTTGAAGCAAGAGAACCTAAAAATAAAGCAGTAGTTTCAGAAATAGATGGAATAGTAAGACTATTTGAAGATGCTGATGAAGTTATCCTATATAATCCTATAAAAGGGGAATCAAGAACATATAAAATCCCAGAAAACTCTTTAATTATGGTTAAAAACGGACAACATGTTCAAGAAGGTCAAAAAATTACAGATGATGGAACTATTATTGCTGAGTTTGAAGGAATAATAAGACTAAAATCAAAAGGTACAAAAGTTGTTGTATTTAATAAAGATACAGGATTACAAAAAGAATACTTCATACCTAAAGGTAAATTCATCATCGTAAAAGATGGAGAACAAGTTAAAGCAGGAGATCCTCTTACAGATGGTACACCTAATCCACATGATATTCTTAAAATTAATGGGCCTGAAGAATTAGCACAATTCTTACTTAAAGAAGTTCAAATGGTTTATAGATTACAAGGGGTTGATATTAACGATAAACATTTTGAAGTGATTATAAGACAGATTTTGAGAAAAGTTAAAATAGTAGATCCTGGAGATAGTAAATTCTTATTAAATGAGATTATTGACAAAGTTGATCTTGAAGAGGAAGTACAAAGAATTCTTGAAGAAGGAGGAAAACCACCAAAAGCTGAACCTGTGCTTGTTGGTATAACTAAAGCATCATTATCTACAAAAAGCTGGATATCTGCAGCATCTTTCCAAGAAACAACAAGAGTCCTTGCAGATGCTGCAATAGAAGGAAAAGAAGATCATCTTGAAGGACTTAAAGAAAATGTTATTATTGGTAATATTGTACCTGCAGGAACAGGAATTAAAGAATACTCAAAAGTAGATGCAATATTAGTAGATGAACTTACAAAAATAAAAAAAGAATCTGAGGAAGAATAATATATTAAAGAGGGATTTTTCCCTCTTTGTATTAATATGTTAATATATTAATAGTATTTAGATTAAACTTTCAAATAAGTAAGTTTGGCAAATATTGATTTTTTTTTATGTTTGCATTATAATTTTTGTTTGTCTTTATATTTTAAAGGAGGATATACTGTGCCAACAATAAACCAGTTAGTTAGGAAAGGAAGAGAAAAGGTAACTAAAAAATCTAAAGCACCTGCATTAGAAGGAAATCCTCAAAAAAGAGGAGTTTGTGTAAGAGTATATACTACTACCCCTAAGAAGCCAAACTCTGCATTAAGGAAAGTTGCAAGGGTAAGACTTTCAAATGGTTATGAAGTTACATGTTATATTCCAGGTGAAGGACATAACCTTCAAGAGCACTCAATAGTTTTAGTTAGAGGTGGAAGGGTTAAGGACTTGCCTGGGGTTAGATATAAAATTATTCGTGGTGCCCTTGATGCTGCAGGTGTTAAAGATAGAAGACAATCTCGTTCTAAATATGGAACAAAAAAACCAAAAGAAGCTAAGAAATAATTAAGGAGAGGTTAAAAAATGCCAAGAAAAGGTCCTGTAAAACCAAGAGAAATAATGCCAGATCCAGTTTATAACGATGTTTTAGTGCATAAATTAATAAATAAAGTAATGCTTGATGGAAAAAAATCTAAAGCAGAAAAAATAGTATATACTGCAATGCAAATTTTAGCAGAAAAAACAGGAGAACCACCTTTAGAAGCTTTACATAAAGCTATAGAAAATTTAAAACCTGTAATGGAAGTAAGACCAAGAAGAGTTGGTGGTTCAACATATCAAGTTCCAATGGAAGTACCACCAAGAAGACAAGAGTCATTAGCATTAAGATGGCTTGTAGAAGCAGCAAGAAGTAGAAGTGGAAAAGGCAACTATACAATGATTGAAAAGTTAGCTAATGAACTTTTTGATGCTTACAATGAAAGAGGTGGCGCATTTAAGAAGAAAGAAGATACTCATAGAATGGCTGAAGCAAATAAAGCTTTTGCACATTACAGATGGTAATTAAAATATTGGAGGAATAAATAAGATGGCAAGGCAAGTGCCTATTGAAAAAATAAGAAATATAGGAATAGTTGCTCATATTGATGCAGGGAAAACAACAACTACAGAAAGAATCCTTTTTTATACAGGTAAAACTTATAAAATAGGTGAAGT
The sequence above is drawn from the Hydrogenothermus marinus genome and encodes:
- the rpsL gene encoding 30S ribosomal protein S12; protein product: MPTINQLVRKGREKVTKKSKAPALEGNPQKRGVCVRVYTTTPKKPNSALRKVARVRLSNGYEVTCYIPGEGHNLQEHSIVLVRGGRVKDLPGVRYKIIRGALDAAGVKDRRQSRSKYGTKKPKEAKK
- the rpsG gene encoding 30S ribosomal protein S7 — translated: MPRKGPVKPREIMPDPVYNDVLVHKLINKVMLDGKKSKAEKIVYTAMQILAEKTGEPPLEALHKAIENLKPVMEVRPRRVGGSTYQVPMEVPPRRQESLALRWLVEAARSRSGKGNYTMIEKLANELFDAYNERGGAFKKKEDTHRMAEANKAFAHYRW